The window CCTCACCCGCTCTGGCTGCAACAATTGTTGTACCGATAGGCATGTTAAAATCAACTGCATACAACCCTACTCCTCCATTACTTGCTCGGTAATGGCCTGTTGAAACTTCCACTTTATAGGATTCACCTTTTTGAAATGGCAAGATGTATTTCGATTTTGCTTGTTCGTCAAATACCGAACAGTCTACGGCTTGTTCTGCACATGCCGACAAAGATAAGGTTAAAAAAATTGCGTGTACTAATTTGTTCATTGTAATTCTCCCTTTTGACTTTATTTGTCGCAGCACACCATCAAAAAGGTTTAAACGTAATTTTCTTTTTTACACAAATAACTAATCAAGTACGCTTTTCGTCAATATTCCTTTATCTATCAGTTTTTGCAGCAGCGCTTTCGTGCGTTTTCTGCACTCATCTCGCACTAATCGCACGGCCGGGGTGATTGATTGTCTACTTGGGCAAATAAGCCACAACTCGGTACTTTTATGGGGGAATTTAGGCATTAATGTCACTGCTCTGCCCTCAATCAGGTCATCGGCAATATCTATCGCTGATTTAACGGCAAGGCCTTTGCCTTTTATACACCATCGTCTCACCAAATCTCCGTCGTTAGCCGCACGTCGACCTTTCATTTTTACTTTTATTACCTTGTCGTTATCTAAAAACTCCCAAGTGTCGTTGATGCGATCTTGTAGCTGATAAAAAAGCCCTTGATGCGCTTGTAAATCTGACGGTTTAGTTGGTTCGCCATTTTGGCTTAAATATTCGGGCGTTGCGCACAGTAGCTTTGGAATATTACAAATTTTAAAACCATATAAGTTTGTATCGTTTGGCTTGCCATAACGAAGCGCCAAATCAACTGCGTCACGATAAAAATCGATATTGCTGTCACTAATATGACTGCGCAAACTTAAATTTGGGTAACTATCAAGTAGTTCATCTAGCCAGGGTATTACAATGTTTCGCCCTAAATCGGACGATAAAGCAACGCGTAATTCGCCCTCAATGTCTTTATTATCAGCTTTAATATTTTGTTTGGCGATAGAGAGTAAATTTATCGATTCTTGGCATTGCGGTAAAAAGCGCTCACCGGCGTTTGACAGCCTCAAGTGACGGGTAGTACGAACAAACAGTTCCACACCAAGCTCGGCCTCAACACGTTTTAACGCTGCACTGGCTGTTGCCGCCTGCATATCAAGGGATACTGCCGCAGCAGAAATACTGTTAAGTTCAGCAATTTTTAAAATGAGTTTTAAATCGGCTATTAACATATTAACTAATATTTTTTGATAATGATTCAAATATTACCGTGTTTTTATTTAAATAATCAAGTTTTACAATAGGCTCAAGTTTAACAGCACCTTGTTTGTTAGGAGCAATCAATGACACACCCAATTATTACTGACCTAAATCGTCGTTATACAAGTAAACGTTACGATGCGAGTAAAAAGATTTCACAATCAGATTTAGATATCATTTTAGAAGCTATTCGCTTATCACCATCGTCAATTAACTCACAGCCTTGGAAAATTATTGTGATTAGTTCTGATGAAGCGAAACAGCGTATGCATCAAACATTTGTTAACAAGTTCCAGTTTAATCAGCCGCACATTAAGGCAGCATCTCATACGTTGCTATTCGCTTATAACCCTAAATATGCCCGCAGCGATTATGAAAAGGTGATTGATACTGATATAAAGAATGGCCGTACATTAGCTGAAAATAAAGAACAAGCATTCGGTGCGTTTGCATTTGTTGATTTAAATACGGACGAACATGGTAACAACGCACATTGGACTAAGGCGCAAACTTACATTGCACTGGGTAATACAATGCACACAGTAGCGCGTTTAGGTATTGATTCAACACCAATGGAAGGCGTTGATAAAGACATGATCAGCGAATTATTTGCCGATGAATTAAACGGTTACGTATGTGAAGTTGCGCTTGCGATTGGTTACCACGAAGAAAGCGAAGATTACAACGCCACGTTACCAAAATCACGTTTAGCAAAAGACCAAGTAATTACAATTTTGTAATCGAATAATCTTCGTAACGTTATCAATAAAAGCGCACGTTAATAAAAGTGCGCTTTTTAACTGAAAGTTCTAGCGGTAGACCATGTTATGGTCCGTTACGTATACTCCAGTTAATTGATGATACATCTAAATACACCACAATTGTGCGAAATCCTTTTATGCTAGCGTTTTCACACTTAAACAGATCTTCAATTGGTTCGGTGTTAAACGTGAGCCATGATGCAAAAATAAAAACGTAAAAGCGCTTTATTCCGCTGGTTCACATAATTCAGGGCCTAAATTCCGCGGCGCTGAAATCACCGAGTCATAATGCGCATTTTCTCGTGCCGGCGTATTAAGTACAAGCATATATACAAACCTTAAAGGCATCTCCTTTTTTACATTTTCAGGCAAAGCTTGGTAAGAACAATAAATGGCCACTTTACTAATGTTATTTTCCACTGCGTCAGCCCGTGGCTGAATCATATTTATAATGGATATCATTTGGTTATATGTGTCTAACGTAACGCCATCGAGCAAATTCATGGCCTGGTATGCGATACGTTCTAAATCGTCCCTGGTGCCATTGTTATTAGTGT of the Pseudoalteromonas spongiae UST010723-006 genome contains:
- a CDS encoding LysR family transcriptional regulator, with amino-acid sequence MLIADLKLILKIAELNSISAAAVSLDMQAATASAALKRVEAELGVELFVRTTRHLRLSNAGERFLPQCQESINLLSIAKQNIKADNKDIEGELRVALSSDLGRNIVIPWLDELLDSYPNLSLRSHISDSNIDFYRDAVDLALRYGKPNDTNLYGFKICNIPKLLCATPEYLSQNGEPTKPSDLQAHQGLFYQLQDRINDTWEFLDNDKVIKVKMKGRRAANDGDLVRRWCIKGKGLAVKSAIDIADDLIEGRAVTLMPKFPHKSTELWLICPSRQSITPAVRLVRDECRKRTKALLQKLIDKGILTKSVLD
- a CDS encoding nitroreductase family protein, yielding MTHPIITDLNRRYTSKRYDASKKISQSDLDIILEAIRLSPSSINSQPWKIIVISSDEAKQRMHQTFVNKFQFNQPHIKAASHTLLFAYNPKYARSDYEKVIDTDIKNGRTLAENKEQAFGAFAFVDLNTDEHGNNAHWTKAQTYIALGNTMHTVARLGIDSTPMEGVDKDMISELFADELNGYVCEVALAIGYHEESEDYNATLPKSRLAKDQVITIL